From a single Denticeps clupeoides unplaced genomic scaffold, fDenClu1.1, whole genome shotgun sequence genomic region:
- the LOC114774588 gene encoding WD repeat-containing protein 76-like isoform X1, with protein sequence METEPRQGLGSLLSLLSGLRARFRLLLTICAPTPFLQRWPLEEEDEEEEAGMKEDLDECAEWSPALSAYELERLENIRQNQAFLSSLNVPQVGAAVKPKHKAPQRGLKKQKVTTELLPQRKSLRLQKKEAEMTVMTSTKETEKDVVLSLEGPVPMNPVNMEESGQPLPAGLLSLLEENSVKRDEQKLDLKSYQLVLQTMVLDENRVTKVVKNRVYCGTFHPCTSSLLMAAGDTWGQIGLWTLGGGWGDDGVLLFEPHTRAVSCMAFSHSRPSTLISTSYDGVARGTDVERGVFQEVYRSDSLLKSFDFLSHDCATLLMGGGNGKVSIVDLRTPGTSHELLHTLNTRTLRSVHVHPVQKQYFITAESSAVHVYDVRKVKAGQPACALHGHTLSISSAYFSPNTGNRVLTTCMDNKLRVYDSTSLVTSAPLLSSVSQSMQTGRWLSKLRALWHPKQDDCFVVGSVERPRKVLVYHESGQLVHAFQDDHMTTVCSVTAFHPTRNALMGGNSTGKLHVFTDQQ encoded by the exons ATGGAAACAGAACCGAGACAGGGGCTTGGTTCTCTGCTATCTCTGTTATCGGGTCTCCGGGCCAGGTTCCGGCTTCTTCTGACCATATGTGCACCAACACCTTTCCTCCAGAGATGGCCGctagaagaggaagatgaagaggaggaggctggAATGAAGGAAGACCTTGATGAATGTGCAGAATGGAGTCCT GCTCTATCAGCCTATGAGCTGGAACGACTGGAGAACATCAGGCAGAACCAGGCCTTCCTCTCTTCTCTGAACGTCCCTCAG gtgGGTGCTGCTGTGAAGCCGAAGCACAAGGCACCTCAGCGAGGACTGAAGAA ACAGAAGGTCACAACGGAGCTTCTTCCTCAACGCAAGTCACTGCGGTTACAGAAGAAGGAGGCGGAGATGACCGTTATGACCTCCACCAAGGAGACCGAGAAG GATGTGGTCCTGAGCCTGGAGGGACCTGTCCCCATGAATCCAGTCAACATGGAGGAAAGTGGTCAGCCGCTCCCTGCAGGGCTGCTCAGCCTGttggaggag AATTCAGTTAAACGTGACGAGCAGAAATTAGATCTGAAAAG CTACCAGTTGGTGCTTCAGACGATGGTTCTGGATGAGAACCGTGTGACAAAAGTGGTGAAGAACCGGGTGTACTGTGGAACCTTCCACCCATGTACCAGCAGCCTGCTGATGGCCGCCGGGGACACATGGGGCCAAATCGGACTCTGGACATTG GGTGGAGGATGGGGTGACGATGGGGTGCTGCTGTTTGAGCCTCACACTCGGGCAGTGTCCTGCATGGCCTTCTCCCATTCACGACCTTCGACCCTGATCTCCACCAGTTATGACGGTGTGGCCCGTGGAACGGACGTGGAGAGGGGCGTGTTCCAGGAG gtgTATCGCTCTGACTCCCTTCTGAAGAGTTTTGACTTCCTGTCACATGACTGCGCCACATTGCTCATGGGAGGGGGGAATGGGAAGGTATCCATCGTTGACCTTCGAACTCCAGG GACATCACATGAGCTCCTTCACACATTGAACACCAGGACTCTGCGCAGTGTCCACGTCCACCCTGTCCAGAAGCAGTACTTTATTACAGCAGAGAGCAG CGCAGTTCACGTTTATGATGTGAGGAAGGTTAAGGCCGGTCAGCCAGCCTGTGCCCTGCATGGACACACCCTCAGCATCTCCAGCGCCTACTTCTCCCCCAACACAGGAAATCGAGTCCTGACCACCTGCATGGACAACAAGCTGCG GGTTTATGATTCAACATCTCTGGTGACCTCTGCACCACTTCTGTCCAGCGTCAG CCAGTCAATGCAGACGGGACGCTGGCTGTCCAAACTCCGTGCGCTGTGGCACCCCAAGCAGGATGACTGCTTCGTGGTGGGCAGTGTGGAGCGTCCTCGCAAGGTCCTGGTTTATCACGAGAGCGGCCAGCTTGTCCACGCCTTCCAGGACGATCACATGACCACCGTATGTTCCGTCACAGCGTTCCACCCGACCAGAAACGCCTTGATGGGGGGCAACAGCACCGGAAAACTCCACGTTTTTACCGACcagcaataa
- the LOC114774588 gene encoding WD repeat-containing protein 76-like isoform X3: METEPRQGLGSLLSLLSGLRARFRLLLTICAPTPFLQRWPLEEEDEEEEAGMKEDLDECAEWSPALSAYELERLENIRQNQAFLSSLNVPQVGAAVKPKHKAPQRGLKKQKVTTELLPQRKSLRLQKKEAEMTVMTSTKETEKDVVLSLEGPVPMNPVNMEESGQPLPAGLLSLLEENSVKRDEQKLDLKSYQLVLQTMVLDENRVTKVVKNRVYCGTFHPCTSSLLMAAGDTWGQIGLWTLGGGWGDDGVLLFEPHTRAVSCMAFSHSRPSTLISTSYDGVARGTDVERGVFQEVYRSDSLLKSFDFLSHDCATLLMGGGNGKVSIVDLRTPGTSHELLHTLNTRTLRSVHVHPVQKQYFITAESSAVHVYDVRKVKAGQPACALHGHTLSISSAYFSPNTGNRVLTTCMDNKLRVSQSMQTGRWLSKLRALWHPKQDDCFVVGSVERPRKVLVYHESGQLVHAFQDDHMTTVCSVTAFHPTRNALMGGNSTGKLHVFTDQQ; the protein is encoded by the exons ATGGAAACAGAACCGAGACAGGGGCTTGGTTCTCTGCTATCTCTGTTATCGGGTCTCCGGGCCAGGTTCCGGCTTCTTCTGACCATATGTGCACCAACACCTTTCCTCCAGAGATGGCCGctagaagaggaagatgaagaggaggaggctggAATGAAGGAAGACCTTGATGAATGTGCAGAATGGAGTCCT GCTCTATCAGCCTATGAGCTGGAACGACTGGAGAACATCAGGCAGAACCAGGCCTTCCTCTCTTCTCTGAACGTCCCTCAG gtgGGTGCTGCTGTGAAGCCGAAGCACAAGGCACCTCAGCGAGGACTGAAGAA ACAGAAGGTCACAACGGAGCTTCTTCCTCAACGCAAGTCACTGCGGTTACAGAAGAAGGAGGCGGAGATGACCGTTATGACCTCCACCAAGGAGACCGAGAAG GATGTGGTCCTGAGCCTGGAGGGACCTGTCCCCATGAATCCAGTCAACATGGAGGAAAGTGGTCAGCCGCTCCCTGCAGGGCTGCTCAGCCTGttggaggag AATTCAGTTAAACGTGACGAGCAGAAATTAGATCTGAAAAG CTACCAGTTGGTGCTTCAGACGATGGTTCTGGATGAGAACCGTGTGACAAAAGTGGTGAAGAACCGGGTGTACTGTGGAACCTTCCACCCATGTACCAGCAGCCTGCTGATGGCCGCCGGGGACACATGGGGCCAAATCGGACTCTGGACATTG GGTGGAGGATGGGGTGACGATGGGGTGCTGCTGTTTGAGCCTCACACTCGGGCAGTGTCCTGCATGGCCTTCTCCCATTCACGACCTTCGACCCTGATCTCCACCAGTTATGACGGTGTGGCCCGTGGAACGGACGTGGAGAGGGGCGTGTTCCAGGAG gtgTATCGCTCTGACTCCCTTCTGAAGAGTTTTGACTTCCTGTCACATGACTGCGCCACATTGCTCATGGGAGGGGGGAATGGGAAGGTATCCATCGTTGACCTTCGAACTCCAGG GACATCACATGAGCTCCTTCACACATTGAACACCAGGACTCTGCGCAGTGTCCACGTCCACCCTGTCCAGAAGCAGTACTTTATTACAGCAGAGAGCAG CGCAGTTCACGTTTATGATGTGAGGAAGGTTAAGGCCGGTCAGCCAGCCTGTGCCCTGCATGGACACACCCTCAGCATCTCCAGCGCCTACTTCTCCCCCAACACAGGAAATCGAGTCCTGACCACCTGCATGGACAACAAGCTGCG CGTCAG CCAGTCAATGCAGACGGGACGCTGGCTGTCCAAACTCCGTGCGCTGTGGCACCCCAAGCAGGATGACTGCTTCGTGGTGGGCAGTGTGGAGCGTCCTCGCAAGGTCCTGGTTTATCACGAGAGCGGCCAGCTTGTCCACGCCTTCCAGGACGATCACATGACCACCGTATGTTCCGTCACAGCGTTCCACCCGACCAGAAACGCCTTGATGGGGGGCAACAGCACCGGAAAACTCCACGTTTTTACCGACcagcaataa
- the LOC114774588 gene encoding WD repeat-containing protein 76-like isoform X2, producing the protein MSRPLRRNKKRPQSSQETPNLGPTRSKRSTKTTRWPLEEEDEEEEAGMKEDLDECAEWSPALSAYELERLENIRQNQAFLSSLNVPQVGAAVKPKHKAPQRGLKKQKVTTELLPQRKSLRLQKKEAEMTVMTSTKETEKDVVLSLEGPVPMNPVNMEESGQPLPAGLLSLLEENSVKRDEQKLDLKSYQLVLQTMVLDENRVTKVVKNRVYCGTFHPCTSSLLMAAGDTWGQIGLWTLGGGWGDDGVLLFEPHTRAVSCMAFSHSRPSTLISTSYDGVARGTDVERGVFQEVYRSDSLLKSFDFLSHDCATLLMGGGNGKVSIVDLRTPGTSHELLHTLNTRTLRSVHVHPVQKQYFITAESSAVHVYDVRKVKAGQPACALHGHTLSISSAYFSPNTGNRVLTTCMDNKLRVYDSTSLVTSAPLLSSVSQSMQTGRWLSKLRALWHPKQDDCFVVGSVERPRKVLVYHESGQLVHAFQDDHMTTVCSVTAFHPTRNALMGGNSTGKLHVFTDQQ; encoded by the exons ATGAGCCGGCCGCTCCGCCGGAATAAAAAGCGACCCCAGAGTTCCCAAGAAACCCCAAACCTCGGCCCCACCAGGTCCAAACGAAGCACGAAGACAACA AGATGGCCGctagaagaggaagatgaagaggaggaggctggAATGAAGGAAGACCTTGATGAATGTGCAGAATGGAGTCCT GCTCTATCAGCCTATGAGCTGGAACGACTGGAGAACATCAGGCAGAACCAGGCCTTCCTCTCTTCTCTGAACGTCCCTCAG gtgGGTGCTGCTGTGAAGCCGAAGCACAAGGCACCTCAGCGAGGACTGAAGAA ACAGAAGGTCACAACGGAGCTTCTTCCTCAACGCAAGTCACTGCGGTTACAGAAGAAGGAGGCGGAGATGACCGTTATGACCTCCACCAAGGAGACCGAGAAG GATGTGGTCCTGAGCCTGGAGGGACCTGTCCCCATGAATCCAGTCAACATGGAGGAAAGTGGTCAGCCGCTCCCTGCAGGGCTGCTCAGCCTGttggaggag AATTCAGTTAAACGTGACGAGCAGAAATTAGATCTGAAAAG CTACCAGTTGGTGCTTCAGACGATGGTTCTGGATGAGAACCGTGTGACAAAAGTGGTGAAGAACCGGGTGTACTGTGGAACCTTCCACCCATGTACCAGCAGCCTGCTGATGGCCGCCGGGGACACATGGGGCCAAATCGGACTCTGGACATTG GGTGGAGGATGGGGTGACGATGGGGTGCTGCTGTTTGAGCCTCACACTCGGGCAGTGTCCTGCATGGCCTTCTCCCATTCACGACCTTCGACCCTGATCTCCACCAGTTATGACGGTGTGGCCCGTGGAACGGACGTGGAGAGGGGCGTGTTCCAGGAG gtgTATCGCTCTGACTCCCTTCTGAAGAGTTTTGACTTCCTGTCACATGACTGCGCCACATTGCTCATGGGAGGGGGGAATGGGAAGGTATCCATCGTTGACCTTCGAACTCCAGG GACATCACATGAGCTCCTTCACACATTGAACACCAGGACTCTGCGCAGTGTCCACGTCCACCCTGTCCAGAAGCAGTACTTTATTACAGCAGAGAGCAG CGCAGTTCACGTTTATGATGTGAGGAAGGTTAAGGCCGGTCAGCCAGCCTGTGCCCTGCATGGACACACCCTCAGCATCTCCAGCGCCTACTTCTCCCCCAACACAGGAAATCGAGTCCTGACCACCTGCATGGACAACAAGCTGCG GGTTTATGATTCAACATCTCTGGTGACCTCTGCACCACTTCTGTCCAGCGTCAG CCAGTCAATGCAGACGGGACGCTGGCTGTCCAAACTCCGTGCGCTGTGGCACCCCAAGCAGGATGACTGCTTCGTGGTGGGCAGTGTGGAGCGTCCTCGCAAGGTCCTGGTTTATCACGAGAGCGGCCAGCTTGTCCACGCCTTCCAGGACGATCACATGACCACCGTATGTTCCGTCACAGCGTTCCACCCGACCAGAAACGCCTTGATGGGGGGCAACAGCACCGGAAAACTCCACGTTTTTACCGACcagcaataa